One Longimicrobium sp. DNA segment encodes these proteins:
- a CDS encoding HAD-IIIA family hydrolase — protein MTGPGPIRLYIFDADDTLRRTTVPGKPCPHRPGEWELLPGVRERLSSMEWGSGGGYLGIASNQDHVAYGHMTAETCRGMFEDLLEVATGARRPDACIRFCPHALEVDCACRKPQPGMLHDIMRHFGVSEAETLFVGNAPSDQEAARRAGVGFAWAWDFFGW, from the coding sequence ATGACCGGACCGGGGCCGATCCGCCTGTACATCTTCGACGCCGACGACACGCTGCGGCGCACGACCGTGCCCGGAAAGCCGTGCCCGCACCGCCCCGGCGAGTGGGAGCTGCTCCCCGGCGTCCGCGAGCGGCTGTCGTCGATGGAGTGGGGAAGCGGGGGGGGGTATCTGGGTATCGCGTCCAACCAGGACCACGTGGCGTACGGCCACATGACCGCCGAAACGTGCCGCGGCATGTTCGAGGACCTGCTCGAAGTCGCCACGGGCGCGCGCCGGCCGGACGCCTGCATCCGCTTCTGCCCGCACGCGCTGGAGGTGGACTGCGCGTGCCGAAAGCCGCAGCCGGGAATGCTTCACGACATCATGCGGCACTTCGGCGTGAGCGAGGCGGAGACGCTGTTCGTGGGAAATGCGCCGTCTGACCAGGAGGCGGCGCGCAGGGCAGGGGTGGGGTTCGCCTGGGCGTGGGACTTCTTCGGATGGTGA